Part of the Tolypothrix sp. PCC 7910 genome, GTAAATCATGCCTCTTTTTTTTGTATTAGAATTAATAGACCTTGCTGCTTCTATGGTGTAAATCTTAAAATTAATTTCCTGATAAAGTTTTCTGATGAAATCGCAATCAGAATTGCATACCATAACTTTAACACCACGTTCTGCTAATTTTGCACAAGTATCTCTTAATCGTTCTTGGTCTGTTTCATCAAAAGAATATTTGCTGTAACCTGTAAAATAGCTAGTACTACTTATCGGATAATAAGGCGGATCGCAGAATACAAAATCATCGCTACTGGTCTGATAATTTAAAATTTCTACAAAGTCTGCCTGTTTAATTTCGGTGTGTGCCAAAGCTGCTGAGGCTGCTCTGAGTAAGGGTTCATCGCAAATATTAGGATTATCGTATCTACCTATAGGTACATTGAACTGACCTTTAGAGTTGACTCGATACAGCCCATTAAAACATGTCTTATTAAGATAGATTAAACGAGCAGCTTTTTCTAAATCTGTACCTTGAGAGTTACTTCTTACACTATAATAATAGTCTCTATTATGTTGATGTTTGTGCTCTTTTAACAGACATATCAATTCCTCAACTCTATCGCGAACACAACGATAAGTGGTAATTAATTCTGCGTTGATATCCGTTAAAATTGCTGCTTGGGGTTTTAGATAGAAAAAAACTGCACCACCCCCAATAAATGGTTCATAATAAGTCTTATATTTTTTGGGTAAATAAGGAATATATTGCTGAATTAACCGACTTTTTCCACCTGCCCACTTCAAAAATGGACGAGGGCAAATTTCTTGAGGAATTTGACTTACCATTTCATTAGAATTTAATTACGAAATCTAACTAATATAACTAAGAATCATATTTTATCGGAATTTATTAATTTTCAGGCGGTATCGATTACAATTAAGTTAAACAAGCAGATGAAAACAAACTTATAGTCTATAACAAGGCAGTCTAAATAAATGTTTGACGGATTTTGGGATAACGTCTCACGCTACCCCCGCTACTTAATTTCGCTCATCTTAGGTATTTTTTTGAACACACTTGAACCCTTGTTTCCATTGTTAAAACGTCCAGTTACTTTGATTGCTCTTGTAGGTTTATTTATTGGCAGCCTAGCCTTTATTACTTTCACCCTACGTGCAATGCTGGGCTTAAGTACAATTTAGACAAGGGTTTTAGGGAGGTTACCCTAAAGACAATTGCTTATAGCATTGTCAATGTCAAGCACTATCCTCCCAAAATTGCATTTATATTCTTATTGATGTTGTTCAACCTCTGTGAGGAGGCGTAATTTTTATGGCTACAAATCGCCGCATTT contains:
- a CDS encoding DNA adenine methylase, with protein sequence MVSQIPQEICPRPFLKWAGGKSRLIQQYIPYLPKKYKTYYEPFIGGGAVFFYLKPQAAILTDINAELITTYRCVRDRVEELICLLKEHKHQHNRDYYYSVRSNSQGTDLEKAARLIYLNKTCFNGLYRVNSKGQFNVPIGRYDNPNICDEPLLRAASAALAHTEIKQADFVEILNYQTSSDDFVFCDPPYYPISSTSYFTGYSKYSFDETDQERLRDTCAKLAERGVKVMVCNSDCDFIRKLYQEINFKIYTIEAARSINSNTKKRGMIYELLITSY
- a CDS encoding DUF751 family protein; this encodes MFDGFWDNVSRYPRYLISLILGIFLNTLEPLFPLLKRPVTLIALVGLFIGSLAFITFTLRAMLGLSTI